In Salvia miltiorrhiza cultivar Shanhuang (shh) chromosome 4, IMPLAD_Smil_shh, whole genome shotgun sequence, the DNA window gtaccataattatttttttgtgaataagtatgaaaaaatgagggatataaaataaaaggatAATGTACAAAAATGGAATGCCAGACACCccaaaatgttcatgtttttgtgagttTTAATACcgtaaatttatttaatatcaATACTTTTTAGGCACAactatttcttttttaataaaaagtagGAGGATTATTTGGCTTGTGAATGTATAGATAGATACACAAATTTGAGTGACAAAACCAGAGTCTATCAGTGAAAAGGACTGAATGTTTTCTCATGAAATTTTGTACTCCACTATACCCCACATTACCACTCCCACAAATTCATAATGCAATTGGCCACCACTAAAGGTTAAATCCTCCACTAAAAATGCCTAGTCAAAacacataattattaattattactattaactTGTGACAACAAATCTAAATTAAGTTTGCAAGACTAGATTTTGAATCAAATATTCAACTAGTTCAATTTTATTCTCAACtagttcatttttattttctagtgCAACACCACATGCCCCCTATTGAATAAAATTCACGTGAAGGGTAGGGTAAACCAtaaatttagagagagagagagagatgacaaTTTGGGTAGAGAGATAAATGGGCTTGTTTTTTTGCCTTTTTCTATTACCCTCTTcatcctattttattttaaacatattatttatatttatatgcaATAGTCCTATTAAATAAGATCATTTTTGTAAAAAACATTAAGACAATgcaaattaagaaaatgaagcaCATTTTAGAACCCCAATTCGATTATTCACTTTTATTTCTGTTTTTCAACATATAAACATTATATATAAACATTCGCATCATCAAGAAAGCCACAAATGCCCACTTACATCTCTTCTCTCATTTTGGTCTAAACACTTTTGCATTTCATATATTATGTATCAAACACTCCCTACATGAAACACTAATCTAAAAATTAGTATTCAAAATgggaaacaaattaatactaaaaaggaaaagagagagagagaagcaaaCTTCAAGTAAAAAACATTTCCATGTGTAGTACTATTGCATCAAGACTTAGCCAATTCAAGAAACTATGAACTATTGAGCCCTTGATtcatccatctctctctcttgcttctctctctccctcacatcACACTACAACTACCGGTGTTCTCATCGCTGAACATCGCATACTGGTCGGCCCGCTCGCCGGGCGGCGGGGGGTACGGGTAGGGCGGATACGGCGCCGGCATGTAGTTCACGGCCGGGGGCGGCCGGGCGTACATCATCGGCTGGAACCTCTCGTTCCCGTTCGCCCTCTGCTGGTTCATCATCATCGCCGCTAGCTGCTGCTGGTAGTAGGGGTTGCCGCCCGGCGCCATGTGGTCGGGCGGCGGCCCGCCACCGGGGAAGTACCCCGCCCCGCCTCCCCCGGCCGGCAAGCCCTGCACGGCGGGTAGGTTTCCCATTTGCCCCATTGGTGGTAGGTTTCCCATATGCCCCATTTGGCCCATTGGCATATTTCCCATAtgccccacccacccccacccccaccccaccccaccatTCATAGCCATCATGTTAGGCATGCCACCATGAGGCTCCATCACCAACTTTCTTCCCCCCATTAGGCATGAAATGGTGCCCGTTTCCCGGCCCcccgccgcctcctcctcctccaccgccCCCGTTCTTGCTCTGCCCAGCGTTGCCTCCACCATGATgaccacccccacccccaccgccGCCCTTTCCACCCTTCGGACCACCACCTTGATTCTGAtttccaccaccacctccaccctTCTTCCCACCACCATGATTCATCTGTACAGGAACATTCCCACCACCCCCACCCTTCTTCCCATTCccaccacccccacccccaccccccaccgccaccaccaccaccaccaccaccaccaccgggCTTCATCATCCCATTCATCATATTCTGCATCATCATACCGGGAGGCATCCCTCCCGGCCCCCCCATAACCGGCTTCATCTTACCCAGAGGTGCGTGATCCATCTCGTCATCaagctcatcatcatcataatcatcttcatcatcatcaaaatcatcgtcatcataatcatcatcgCTCATCTCCTCATCCTCGGGCAGCTTGAACTTCACCGACTTCGCATTCTGCTCCCCCTTCCCATTGCCCGGCGCCGCCATCTTCACATCCTTCATAAACTGCGGCAGCATCTTCATATCCTGTAATCCCTTCATCTGCTGCAGCTGCTGCAACTGCTGCTGCAGCTGCTGATTATGCCCCGGGGGGCCTCCAcctccacccccacccccaacccCCTTAGGCTGATTGTTCCCCCCACCCTTGCCCTGCCCtttgccaccaccaccaccacctccgccACCGCCCTTCCCACCGTGGTCGATTTGCATATTCTTGAACTGGTTGTTGAGGTGGTTTTGGTTATTATTGTTGGAGGGCTTTGCACCCCATAACTCAGCATGCTTCCCATTCTTGATTAGCTTCTTAATCAGTGTGTTTGGATCAACATTACCAGAAACTGTCACCTTCCCTTGCTCCTGAAGTCTATTTTAGTAGTGTATACACCTAACACAAAACCCCCAACACTAATTAGCTCAATTCCATTTTCAagattcacacacacacacacacacacacacacactaaaacaGAAAGTaggccaatttttttttcaagaaataCAGGTGTATATATGCATACCTTCAATCTTCTGCAAGATTTTCTTGACTTTATGCTTGCAGCCATCACAGTGTATATTGACTTTAAGAACACAAGTCTGCAAAAACAGAGACAAAGCCATTTAAACTAGGATAAAGATTGCATTTTTAAGAGGCGAAATTAGAGCAAGAAAACAAGAAATCAAGGTTGAaacaacataaaaatcaaaactttatcCGAAATGAAAACGTCCATTTCAGTGAAATCAACAGAAAACATgagtgagtgtgagagagagagagagaaggcacTGAAAATCTCGAGTCCCTTAACAGGAAAAATGCACACGCAGTACaacctccctctctctctctctcacacacacacacacacccacacACACTCACGAGCTCACCATTTTAAcaagaaatgagagagagagagagagagagagaagaaggtagGTACCTGGATCTTCAAGAACTCGTCTTTACTCATTTTGCAGCCCAC includes these proteins:
- the LOC131020927 gene encoding LOW QUALITY PROTEIN: heavy metal-associated isoprenylated plant protein 33-like (The sequence of the model RefSeq protein was modified relative to this genomic sequence to represent the inferred CDS: inserted 4 bases in 2 codons; deleted 2 bases in 1 codon) translates to MSKDEFLKIQTCVLKVNIHCDGCKHKVKKILQKIEGVYTTKIDQEQGKVTVSGNVDPNTLIKKLIKNGKHAELWGAKPSNNNNQNHLNNQFKNMQIDHGGKGGGGGGGGGGKGQGKGGGNNQPKGVGGGGGGGGPPGHNQQLQQQLQQLQQMKGLQDMKMLPQFMKDVKMAAPGNGKGEQNAKSVKFKLPEDEEMSDDDYDDDDFDDDEDDYDDDELDDEMDHAPLGKMKPVMGGPGGMPPGMMMQNMMNGMMKPGGGGGGGGGGGGGXGGGGGGNGKKGGGGGNVPVQMNHGGGKKGGGGGGNQNQGGGPKGGKGGGGGGGGHHGGGNAGQSKNGGGGGGGGGGGPGNGHHFMPNGGKKVGDXEPHGGMPNMMAMNGGVGWGWGWVGHMGNMPMGQMGHMGNLPPMGQMGNLPAVQGLPAGGGGAGYFPGGGPPPDHMAPGGNPYYQQQLAAMMMNQQRANGNERFQPMMYARPPPAVNYMPAPYPPYPYPPPPGERADQYAMFSDENTGSCSVM